In a single window of the Arthrobacter sp. StoSoilA2 genome:
- a CDS encoding NlpC/P60 family protein: MSSRILRGRRKADSVRPNPFISISKAVASNASGAGRQAAVIAAASGLVLTGSIAAHAAETPVQRDSSPATVAETVTEGPTKVVTAASTATINFERPAVASVAAPVIEKPAPVAPAPAAKKAPATATVQAAATTTATAPVASAPAAAPAVGGINAAMVASAYAQIGIMQDCTAMVERALGSAGIPVGDLAPMQFLNYGKVVSDPQPGDMIVQSGHVAIYIGNGQAISGGINGNQTGIHPISWLTATGPITYVRAGA, translated from the coding sequence ATGTCTTCACGCATTCTTCGCGGCCGTCGTAAGGCGGACAGCGTACGTCCTAATCCGTTCATCTCCATCTCCAAGGCTGTTGCCAGCAACGCATCCGGCGCAGGTCGCCAAGCCGCTGTCATCGCAGCAGCTTCAGGCCTGGTCCTCACGGGCTCCATCGCTGCCCACGCAGCAGAGACCCCTGTTCAGCGCGACTCCAGCCCTGCAACTGTCGCCGAGACCGTCACCGAGGGTCCCACCAAGGTTGTTACGGCCGCATCGACGGCCACCATCAACTTCGAGCGCCCCGCGGTTGCTTCCGTAGCGGCTCCCGTCATTGAAAAGCCGGCTCCTGTTGCTCCGGCTCCGGCGGCCAAGAAGGCTCCCGCAACTGCTACCGTCCAGGCCGCTGCAACCACTACGGCTACCGCCCCCGTGGCATCCGCGCCTGCTGCAGCTCCGGCTGTTGGTGGCATCAACGCTGCCATGGTCGCCTCGGCTTACGCCCAGATCGGCATCATGCAGGATTGCACCGCGATGGTGGAACGGGCCCTCGGCTCCGCAGGTATCCCGGTTGGCGACCTCGCACCCATGCAGTTCCTGAACTACGGCAAGGTTGTCAGCGACCCCCAGCCCGGTGACATGATCGTCCAGTCCGGCCACGTAGCCATCTACATCGGCAACGGCCAGGCTATCAGCGGTGGCATCAACGGCAACCAGACGGGCATCCACCCGATCAGCTGGCTCACCGCAACCGGCCCCATCACGTACGTACGCGCTGGCGCCTAA
- a CDS encoding FAD-binding protein, whose protein sequence is MSLTPDSVTERTTTVVIGTGLSGLAVASELSRYGVGSIVLDGFGSLSTTGPAVHTGMLQRCDAADPAAMQERNEILRHLRNYAASHHLDVRTTTRAVRLDFLGGDSSLQLGYGPVASLTTGSLRAGMSVYGPLESTPRQWAVHTASGVLLADHIVVTRCAQSQLRRMLADLGIAIGQNLVAAMRAVGMHLVGVGELITPTPKEVLRQAKAVGQAISSKVALPAGPGIALA, encoded by the coding sequence GTGTCACTCACTCCTGATTCCGTCACGGAACGGACTACCACCGTGGTGATCGGCACCGGCCTCTCCGGCCTGGCTGTTGCCAGCGAGCTCAGCCGCTACGGCGTCGGTTCCATCGTGCTGGATGGCTTTGGTTCTTTATCGACCACCGGACCAGCGGTCCACACGGGAATGCTCCAGCGCTGCGACGCAGCAGACCCCGCGGCAATGCAGGAGCGCAACGAGATCCTGCGCCATTTGCGCAACTACGCCGCCAGCCATCACTTGGATGTCCGCACCACCACACGCGCTGTCCGGCTGGACTTCCTGGGTGGCGACTCGTCGTTGCAGCTTGGATACGGACCCGTCGCAAGCCTGACCACGGGCAGTCTGAGGGCTGGGATGAGCGTCTATGGCCCCCTTGAATCCACCCCACGTCAATGGGCCGTGCATACAGCCAGCGGGGTTCTCCTGGCAGACCACATCGTGGTGACGCGCTGCGCCCAGAGCCAGCTGCGCCGAATGCTTGCCGATCTGGGAATCGCCATAGGCCAGAACCTCGTGGCAGCCATGCGTGCAGTCGGGATGCACTTGGTGGGCGTTGGGGAACTTATTACACCCACGCCCAAGGAAGTACTACGGCAAGCCAAGGCAGTGGGGCAAGCGATCTCATCCAAGGTGGCCCTCCCCGCCGGGCCGGGCATCGCCCTCGCGTAG
- a CDS encoding metallopeptidase family protein — protein MSANLPPGLPIVPDGDLPSSPLPERKAVHSPIEHASTEGAGLAGVDADFPAAPFEMSAEEFEEAVSDALQLIPPKAASAMDNVAIFIEDDYTPRPDEDPDTVLLGLYEGVPLTERDSWWEAGSLPDRITIFRQPILDICATREEVIDEVAVTVIHEIAHHFGIDDDRLHELGWG, from the coding sequence ATGTCCGCGAATCTCCCTCCCGGCCTGCCCATCGTTCCCGACGGCGATCTCCCCTCCTCGCCGCTTCCGGAGCGGAAAGCAGTGCATAGCCCGATCGAGCATGCCTCCACCGAGGGCGCTGGATTAGCCGGAGTTGACGCGGATTTCCCTGCCGCGCCGTTCGAAATGTCGGCGGAGGAGTTCGAAGAAGCCGTGAGCGACGCCTTGCAGCTGATCCCACCCAAAGCTGCAAGCGCCATGGACAACGTGGCAATCTTCATCGAGGACGACTACACCCCACGCCCGGATGAAGATCCGGACACCGTACTACTTGGTTTGTACGAGGGCGTGCCGTTGACCGAACGCGACTCCTGGTGGGAAGCGGGCTCCCTGCCGGATCGGATCACTATTTTCCGCCAGCCCATCCTGGACATCTGCGCCACCCGCGAGGAAGTCATCGACGAAGTGGCCGTGACGGTGATCCACGAGATCGCCCACCACTTCGGAATTGACGACGACCGCCTCCATGAGCTCGGCTGGGGCTAG
- a CDS encoding universal stress protein — protein sequence MDQHGRHIEEPRDGGDQAVAPGGIVVGVDGSEHGQCALVWAAREAERRQLPLHIVTAYSVPIFAASGLDGGYATVDDSVIREGAEAIVKQAMDKVSSYNIDVDASVENGDAAGVLLDLSANAALLVFGSRGRGGFVGRLLGSVSSALPAHAKCPTVTVPLYCADRLGENTEDKHIKAEHAKAGPRTVENVVAVGVDGSEQARVAVLEAAEQAQRMGAKLRVICAVPQYSGSLAWVPAPLDRDALFADIKVQLDAGVAWLRSHFPQLPVETDLRDGSPVDVLVEASRGVELVVLGTRGRGGFAGMLLGSTSDGVLHHAKGPVLVVPDREDPRLADRPKFGPMLGAA from the coding sequence ATGGACCAGCACGGCAGACACATTGAAGAACCACGGGACGGCGGGGACCAGGCTGTGGCGCCTGGTGGAATCGTCGTCGGAGTGGACGGTTCCGAGCATGGTCAATGCGCCCTTGTATGGGCTGCGCGTGAGGCGGAACGGCGCCAACTTCCCCTGCATATAGTCACGGCTTATTCGGTGCCCATCTTCGCAGCGTCCGGCCTCGACGGCGGATACGCCACCGTGGACGATTCCGTGATCCGCGAGGGCGCGGAAGCAATCGTCAAGCAAGCCATGGATAAGGTCTCAAGCTACAACATTGACGTCGATGCGTCAGTGGAGAATGGGGATGCCGCGGGTGTCCTCCTTGACCTCTCTGCGAACGCTGCACTCCTCGTGTTTGGCAGCCGTGGCCGTGGTGGCTTTGTCGGGCGTCTCCTGGGCTCGGTCAGCAGCGCCTTGCCGGCCCACGCAAAATGCCCCACCGTAACGGTCCCGCTGTATTGCGCCGATCGTTTGGGCGAGAACACCGAGGACAAGCACATCAAGGCTGAGCACGCCAAGGCCGGGCCGCGAACGGTGGAAAACGTCGTCGCCGTGGGTGTGGACGGTTCGGAGCAGGCCCGCGTCGCCGTTCTCGAGGCAGCCGAACAAGCCCAGCGGATGGGGGCCAAACTCCGCGTCATCTGCGCAGTCCCGCAGTACAGCGGCTCCTTGGCCTGGGTGCCGGCACCGTTGGATCGCGATGCCCTGTTCGCGGATATCAAAGTCCAATTGGATGCAGGCGTCGCCTGGCTCCGCAGCCACTTCCCGCAGCTGCCCGTGGAAACGGACCTTAGGGACGGCTCACCAGTGGACGTGTTGGTTGAGGCCAGCCGGGGCGTGGAGCTGGTTGTCCTGGGTACGCGGGGCCGGGGTGGTTTCGCGGGCATGCTCCTTGGTTCCACCTCTGATGGCGTGCTCCATCACGCCAAGGGGCCGGTCCTCGTTGTTCCGGACCGCGAGGATCCGCGGCTTGCAGACCGGCCCAAATTCGGACCCATGCTCGGCGCGGCTTAG
- the hutG gene encoding formimidoylglutamase produces MAPNTSTNPSVDVLPTPWTGRFDGDGDEHRRWWQVVQPLTSPAIPGASRPAVVLGFCSDAGVRRNKGRAGASAAPAAIRSALAPLAFHLDRDVFDAGDVVVEDDSLEEGQQRAGRAVSELLDAGNLTVMLGGGHETAFASYLGVAGSNAVRSGKRLGVLNLDAHFDLRDEPTPSSGTPFLQMAQEETAAGRELRYAVVGISEPNNTRTLFDTADRLGVKYLLDEDCSAERVETFVADFVAGIDVLYLTIDLDVLPASVAPGVSAPAAFGVPLSVISAVCRQVAASGTLLHLDVAELNPEFDIDGRTAKVAARLVNTLLA; encoded by the coding sequence ATGGCTCCAAACACCAGCACCAACCCTTCCGTAGACGTCCTTCCCACACCATGGACCGGCCGCTTTGACGGCGACGGCGACGAACATCGCCGCTGGTGGCAGGTCGTCCAGCCCCTTACTTCCCCGGCCATTCCCGGCGCCTCGCGTCCCGCCGTCGTGCTGGGTTTCTGCAGCGACGCCGGAGTGCGGCGCAACAAGGGCCGTGCGGGTGCCTCCGCGGCTCCGGCCGCCATCCGCTCGGCGCTGGCTCCGCTGGCTTTCCACCTGGACCGTGACGTGTTCGACGCCGGCGACGTGGTTGTGGAGGACGACTCACTGGAAGAAGGCCAGCAGCGCGCCGGACGCGCCGTCTCGGAACTGCTCGACGCCGGAAACCTCACCGTGATGCTGGGCGGCGGCCACGAGACGGCATTTGCCAGCTACCTTGGCGTTGCCGGATCCAATGCGGTGCGCAGCGGAAAGCGCTTGGGTGTCTTGAACCTGGATGCCCACTTTGACCTGCGCGACGAGCCGACCCCGAGCTCCGGGACTCCATTCCTGCAGATGGCGCAGGAAGAAACCGCCGCCGGACGCGAACTGAGGTACGCCGTCGTCGGAATCTCGGAGCCCAACAACACGCGCACGCTCTTTGACACCGCTGACCGCCTGGGCGTGAAGTACTTGCTGGACGAGGACTGTTCCGCGGAGCGCGTCGAGACGTTCGTAGCCGATTTCGTGGCTGGAATCGATGTGCTGTACTTGACGATCGACCTGGACGTCCTGCCTGCTTCGGTGGCGCCCGGCGTCAGTGCCCCCGCCGCGTTTGGGGTGCCGCTGTCCGTGATCAGTGCCGTTTGCCGTCAAGTAGCGGCAAGCGGGACGCTGTTGCACCTGGACGTTGCCGAATTGAACCCGGAGTTCGATATTGATGGACGAACTGCGAAAGTGGCAGCAAGGCTGGTAAACACGCTGTTGGCATAG
- a CDS encoding cation diffusion facilitator family transporter, which yields MGHDHNHSHGVTATGKHRKRLIAVLAITLGVVGIQVVGALISGSLALLADAGHMLSDAAGVFIALMAAWIATRPASDQRTYGYQRAEVLAALANALVLIVIAVVIMIEAIRRFGESPEIHTDVMLWAAILGALANLISLMILQGAQKESLNVRGAYLEVLGDLLGSIAVIAAAIVIMTTGFTAADPIASVLIALMIIPRAWHLLRDVVDVLLEATPKGVDVNMIREHILAVDGVVEAHDIHIWTITSGVPVFSAHVVVEDEVLNASGADSILDQLGSCLGRHFDTEHCTFQLEPVSHSEHESHQHA from the coding sequence ATGGGGCACGATCACAACCACTCCCACGGAGTAACCGCAACCGGCAAGCATCGCAAACGGCTTATTGCAGTCCTGGCCATCACCTTGGGTGTGGTGGGCATCCAGGTGGTTGGCGCGCTCATCTCTGGCTCGCTTGCGCTGCTGGCCGATGCAGGCCACATGCTGTCCGACGCCGCAGGCGTGTTCATCGCATTGATGGCGGCCTGGATTGCTACCCGCCCGGCGAGCGATCAACGGACTTACGGATATCAACGGGCCGAGGTGCTGGCGGCCTTGGCCAACGCCCTTGTACTCATCGTCATCGCAGTCGTCATCATGATCGAGGCCATCCGCCGCTTTGGGGAGTCGCCGGAAATCCACACGGACGTCATGCTGTGGGCGGCGATCCTGGGCGCCCTGGCCAACCTCATTTCCCTGATGATCCTGCAGGGGGCCCAAAAGGAAAGCCTCAACGTCCGGGGGGCATATCTTGAGGTCCTTGGCGATCTTCTCGGATCGATTGCCGTTATCGCGGCGGCCATCGTCATCATGACCACGGGCTTCACTGCCGCTGACCCCATTGCTTCTGTCCTGATCGCCCTCATGATCATCCCCCGCGCCTGGCACCTGCTCCGCGATGTTGTGGACGTACTTCTGGAAGCTACCCCCAAGGGCGTGGACGTGAACATGATCCGCGAGCACATCCTTGCCGTGGACGGGGTAGTGGAGGCCCACGACATCCACATCTGGACCATCACATCCGGGGTGCCCGTGTTCTCCGCCCATGTTGTTGTGGAAGACGAGGTCCTTAACGCCAGCGGGGCAGACAGCATCCTGGACCAACTTGGATCCTGCTTGGGGCGCCATTTCGACACCGAGCACTGTACCTTCCAGCTGGAACCTGTCAGCCACTCCGAGCACGAGTCACACCAGCACGCCTAG
- a CDS encoding carbohydrate kinase has protein sequence MTATPTSAPEPLDVVVVGEALIDIVESSDGQIEYPGGSPANVAYGLGRLDVKAGLLTAIGRDQRGDAIASHLQGAGVVLLPGSKSLGKTATATARIDADGSAEYTFEIDWALAPLALPYAPRILHTGSIATFLEPGASVVRSLLEQAQGGCMITYDPNIRADLLGSHHEALSLFEELVPLTDVVKMSAHDARWLYPGKDLEDTASHLLDLGTVLAVVTRGSSGSLMATRHMQLTVPAIPSNVADTIGAGDSYMSALIMGLLLRGSDGLAPTVLERIGTTASMAASITVGRPGANPPTHRELLAGMAR, from the coding sequence ATGACCGCCACGCCTACCTCCGCACCTGAGCCCCTCGACGTCGTCGTGGTAGGTGAGGCGCTCATCGACATCGTGGAGTCGTCCGATGGGCAGATCGAATATCCCGGAGGCTCGCCGGCCAACGTTGCTTATGGGCTCGGCCGCCTGGATGTAAAGGCCGGCCTGCTGACCGCCATCGGACGGGACCAGCGGGGCGACGCCATTGCCTCACACCTTCAGGGCGCGGGCGTCGTACTGCTGCCCGGATCAAAGTCCTTGGGCAAGACGGCGACGGCGACCGCCCGGATCGATGCCGACGGTTCGGCTGAGTACACGTTCGAAATTGATTGGGCACTTGCTCCGCTTGCGCTGCCGTATGCACCCAGAATCCTGCATACGGGTTCGATCGCCACGTTCCTTGAACCTGGGGCCAGCGTTGTCCGGAGCCTGCTGGAGCAGGCGCAGGGCGGCTGCATGATTACCTACGATCCCAACATCCGTGCTGACCTCCTTGGCAGCCACCACGAGGCACTTTCCTTGTTCGAAGAATTGGTGCCATTGACGGACGTCGTGAAAATGAGCGCCCACGACGCCCGTTGGCTGTACCCGGGCAAGGATTTGGAGGACACCGCGAGTCACCTCCTGGACCTTGGCACTGTACTTGCGGTAGTGACCCGGGGCTCCAGCGGTTCGCTCATGGCCACCCGGCACATGCAACTCACAGTTCCCGCCATTCCATCGAACGTGGCCGACACCATCGGCGCCGGGGATTCATATATGTCGGCGCTCATTATGGGCCTGCTCCTGCGTGGCAGCGACGGTCTGGCGCCTACGGTCCTGGAGCGGATCGGAACCACGGCATCCATGGCAGCATCCATTACCGTTGGCCGTCCGGGCGCCAATCCACCCACGCACCGGGAGCTCCTTGCGGGTATGGCCCGCTAG
- a CDS encoding PEP/pyruvate-binding domain-containing protein — protein sequence MDNQQPGKHRQEDSAGPDVNGQVFIRDIADIRADMLPEVGGKAANLGELNAARLPVPPGFCLTTSAYRYALSAIGMEEIFALLQEAGASDLDELNRLAARARSLVLDAGVPTDVAESVRAAYRRLGDAAPVAVRSSATAEDLPFASFAGQQDTFLNVVGADAVLDAVSRCWASLWTDRAVSYRTTNGIDHATVTLAVVVQEMVDSATAGVMFTANPVTGRRREAVIDASPGLGEAVVSGAVNPDQYVVDMQTNSILKRSLGDRQVEIRSLAGGGTERIERAGQAAATENHAVQPCLGDDQIHALAELGRRVEAHYGAPQDTEWAIDSSGKLWLTQARPITTLYPLTSRVPATPVEHAFLNFSLAQGLTRPLTPMGLAGIRLIASSVARRAAFDVPDPRSGPSPYYEAGQRIFFDFTSVLRSKVGRVIVPRIFDIMEARSAAVIRGLFDDPRFAVTIKTPIKLIRHVAPVAAKYRVPESVVRALFRPDAAMKRQEQLEAELHQALRVPEGVSAHQRIAHVQRILGEEVFATVPQVLPLPVLGFAMLGLVRKLLGGQASWDQLQTVIRGLPNNVTTEMDLALWQLAKEIREDPEALAFLSYPTLDELVQQYKDRALPSVAQSGLEAFLRTYGHRAVAEIDLGMPRWSDDPTHILGVVVNYLRLEHTADAPDQQFGKAAREADEQVARLVARARAKSPLHAKLVRAALDRTRRFAGMRELPKYNLVLGLASAREQLSLVGAELAEAGRIENAEDIFFLDLNEVETALAGSKLHQLVADRRAEYAQELRRRHIPRVLLSDGTEPEATAAAGRTPASPGALSGSPASAGVITAPARVILDPVGAHLEPGEILVAPSTDPGWTPLFLTAGGLVMEMGGPNSHGAVVAREYGIPAVVGVPDATLRISSGQIITVDGAAGTVTATPSDAPG from the coding sequence ATGGATAACCAGCAGCCCGGGAAGCATAGGCAGGAAGACAGCGCGGGCCCGGATGTAAACGGGCAAGTCTTCATTCGGGATATTGCGGACATCCGGGCGGACATGCTCCCCGAGGTAGGCGGCAAGGCCGCCAATCTCGGCGAGCTGAATGCCGCCCGACTTCCTGTGCCGCCGGGCTTTTGCCTTACAACGTCGGCCTACCGGTACGCCCTTTCTGCGATTGGAATGGAGGAGATCTTCGCACTTCTGCAGGAGGCCGGAGCTTCGGACCTTGACGAACTGAATAGGCTCGCCGCCCGGGCAAGATCCTTGGTGCTCGACGCCGGAGTTCCCACCGACGTCGCTGAGTCGGTACGGGCGGCGTATCGGAGGTTGGGAGACGCTGCCCCCGTCGCAGTGAGGTCCTCAGCCACGGCCGAGGACTTGCCCTTCGCGAGTTTCGCCGGGCAGCAGGACACTTTCCTGAACGTAGTGGGAGCAGACGCAGTTCTGGACGCCGTAAGCCGCTGTTGGGCATCGCTCTGGACGGACCGGGCAGTGAGCTACCGGACAACCAACGGTATTGACCATGCCACGGTGACGCTGGCCGTCGTTGTCCAGGAGATGGTGGATTCCGCGACGGCCGGTGTGATGTTCACGGCCAACCCGGTGACGGGTCGGCGCCGTGAAGCTGTGATCGATGCCAGCCCTGGTCTGGGAGAAGCCGTAGTGTCAGGCGCCGTTAATCCCGATCAGTACGTAGTTGATATGCAGACCAACTCCATCCTGAAGCGGTCGCTGGGTGACCGGCAGGTAGAAATCAGATCGCTTGCCGGCGGTGGCACCGAACGAATTGAGCGGGCCGGTCAGGCCGCGGCAACCGAGAATCACGCCGTGCAGCCGTGCCTCGGCGATGACCAGATCCACGCGCTGGCCGAGTTGGGAAGGCGCGTCGAGGCCCACTATGGAGCCCCGCAGGATACGGAATGGGCGATCGATTCGTCCGGGAAACTGTGGCTCACGCAGGCAAGGCCCATTACTACCCTCTATCCGCTGACCTCGCGGGTGCCGGCGACTCCCGTTGAGCACGCGTTCCTGAACTTCAGCCTCGCCCAAGGCCTCACCAGGCCTCTGACGCCCATGGGCTTGGCGGGTATCCGCCTGATAGCTTCCAGCGTTGCCCGCAGGGCGGCTTTCGATGTCCCCGATCCACGCTCGGGACCATCGCCCTACTATGAGGCGGGGCAGAGGATCTTCTTCGACTTCACATCCGTGCTGCGCAGCAAGGTGGGCCGGGTCATTGTGCCGCGCATCTTTGACATCATGGAGGCCCGTTCTGCGGCGGTGATTCGTGGCCTCTTCGATGACCCGCGGTTCGCCGTCACCATCAAAACTCCGATAAAACTCATCAGGCACGTTGCGCCTGTTGCTGCTAAATACCGTGTCCCTGAGTCGGTAGTCCGGGCTCTTTTCCGTCCCGACGCCGCAATGAAGCGCCAAGAGCAGCTTGAGGCAGAGCTCCATCAGGCCCTCCGGGTGCCGGAGGGCGTCAGCGCCCACCAGCGAATTGCCCACGTGCAGCGAATCCTTGGGGAGGAAGTATTCGCAACGGTTCCCCAAGTGCTGCCCCTTCCCGTTCTGGGCTTTGCGATGCTTGGACTCGTCCGGAAGTTGTTGGGCGGGCAAGCCTCCTGGGACCAGCTCCAAACAGTCATCCGTGGGCTACCCAACAATGTCACCACCGAGATGGACCTTGCGCTGTGGCAGCTTGCCAAGGAGATCAGGGAAGATCCGGAGGCCTTGGCCTTCCTGAGTTACCCCACACTCGACGAACTCGTTCAGCAGTACAAGGACAGAGCACTACCATCAGTTGCGCAATCCGGGCTTGAAGCTTTCCTCCGCACCTACGGGCACAGGGCTGTGGCTGAGATCGACCTCGGCATGCCCCGATGGTCGGACGACCCAACCCACATACTCGGCGTCGTGGTCAACTATCTGCGGCTCGAGCACACGGCGGACGCACCCGACCAGCAGTTCGGGAAAGCTGCCCGGGAGGCAGATGAACAGGTTGCCAGATTGGTTGCGCGGGCAAGGGCCAAGAGTCCGCTCCATGCCAAGCTGGTCCGTGCGGCGTTGGACCGTACCCGCAGGTTTGCCGGGATGAGGGAGCTGCCCAAATACAACCTCGTCCTCGGCTTGGCTTCGGCAAGGGAACAACTCTCGCTGGTCGGAGCAGAACTGGCAGAGGCAGGGCGGATTGAAAACGCGGAGGATATCTTCTTCCTGGACCTCAACGAAGTAGAGACTGCTCTGGCTGGCAGCAAGCTCCATCAACTCGTGGCAGATCGCCGCGCAGAATACGCACAGGAACTGAGGCGTCGGCATATTCCGCGGGTACTGCTCTCAGACGGGACAGAACCTGAAGCCACTGCCGCAGCTGGCAGAACCCCGGCTTCTCCCGGAGCGCTCTCCGGCAGTCCGGCGTCGGCGGGCGTCATCACAGCCCCGGCGCGGGTCATCCTGGACCCGGTTGGCGCTCATCTGGAACCTGGGGAAATCCTCGTGGCGCCCTCCACCGACCCCGGCTGGACACCCTTGTTCCTCACCGCCGGCGGCCTAGTTATGGAAATGGGCGGTCCCAACTCCCACGGCGCCGTGGTGGCCCGCGAATACGGCATACCTGCGGTGGTGGGCGTGCCCGACGCGACCCTGCGGATCAGCTCAGGCCAGATCATCACGGTGGATGGAGCAGCAGGAACGGTAACTGCGACGCCAAGTGACGCGCCCGGCTAG
- a CDS encoding NCS2 family permease — MLKQGSAIDRYFKISERGSTYSREIRGGFATFFAMSYIVVLNPLILSGADSSGASLGFTAVAATTAFVAGILTILMGAWAKHPFAVATGLGVNAFVAVTVASHPELTWPDMMGLVVLSGVTMLILVLTGFRTAVFRAVPEALKTAIVVGIGLFIALIGLVNAGFVRRIPDAAGTTVPLGLGVDGKLMGWPTLVFAVGLVLTIALVVRKVRGAILIGIVVSTALAAILEFTLHIGPSFDGKNVNPRGWSLVAPTLSEWGAPDLSLIGKANPFGAFEHLGFVAAALLAFVILLSIFFDAMGTMVGLANEAGTVDEDGNIPNVDRVLQVDALGAIVGGGASVSSNQIFVESGAGIGEGARTGLASIVTGLLFLVAMFFTPLINLVPFEAVAPALVVVGFMMVSQVGKIDWQDWGVGIPAFLTIALMPFTYSIANGLGAGFISYVLIRTFQGRAREVHPLMWAVAAAFLLFFGIGTVEELLGVK, encoded by the coding sequence ATGCTTAAACAAGGTTCTGCAATCGACCGCTACTTCAAGATCTCCGAGCGCGGGTCCACATACTCGCGGGAAATCCGCGGCGGCTTCGCGACCTTCTTCGCCATGAGCTACATCGTGGTGCTGAACCCGCTGATCCTCTCCGGGGCAGACTCGAGCGGAGCATCGCTCGGCTTCACGGCCGTAGCGGCAACCACTGCCTTCGTTGCGGGCATCCTCACGATCCTCATGGGCGCCTGGGCGAAGCACCCCTTCGCCGTGGCAACGGGCCTGGGAGTGAACGCATTCGTCGCCGTAACGGTTGCCTCCCACCCGGAACTGACCTGGCCGGACATGATGGGGCTGGTGGTGCTTTCGGGTGTCACCATGCTCATCCTGGTACTCACCGGATTCCGCACCGCCGTTTTCAGGGCCGTCCCGGAAGCGCTCAAGACGGCAATCGTGGTGGGCATTGGCCTGTTCATCGCCTTGATCGGGCTGGTCAACGCTGGTTTTGTCCGACGCATCCCGGATGCCGCCGGCACCACGGTCCCGCTGGGCCTTGGCGTGGATGGCAAGCTGATGGGCTGGCCGACGTTGGTGTTCGCTGTCGGCCTGGTCCTGACCATTGCGTTGGTGGTGCGAAAGGTCCGCGGGGCAATCCTGATCGGCATCGTGGTGTCCACCGCCCTGGCCGCCATCCTCGAATTCACGCTTCACATTGGTCCCAGCTTCGACGGTAAGAACGTCAACCCGCGTGGCTGGTCACTGGTGGCGCCGACGCTTTCCGAATGGGGCGCCCCGGACCTCTCCCTGATCGGCAAAGCCAACCCCTTCGGAGCTTTTGAACACCTCGGTTTCGTGGCTGCTGCGCTGTTGGCGTTCGTGATCCTCCTCAGCATCTTCTTCGACGCCATGGGCACTATGGTGGGCCTGGCCAACGAGGCAGGAACCGTGGACGAAGACGGCAACATTCCCAATGTGGACCGCGTCCTGCAGGTTGATGCCCTGGGCGCAATCGTCGGTGGCGGAGCCTCCGTTTCGTCCAACCAGATCTTCGTTGAATCGGGCGCGGGCATTGGCGAGGGCGCCCGCACCGGTCTCGCCTCCATTGTCACGGGCCTGCTCTTCCTGGTGGCCATGTTCTTCACGCCGCTCATCAACCTGGTCCCGTTCGAAGCCGTGGCTCCTGCGCTTGTGGTGGTGGGCTTCATGATGGTGTCCCAGGTTGGCAAGATCGACTGGCAGGACTGGGGCGTTGGCATTCCCGCCTTCCTGACTATCGCCCTGATGCCATTCACGTACTCCATTGCCAACGGCCTGGGCGCAGGCTTCATCTCCTACGTCCTGATCCGCACTTTCCAGGGCCGTGCCCGTGAAGTCCACCCCCTGATGTGGGCAGTGGCGGCTGCGTTCCTGCTGTTCTTTGGCATCGGAACTGTGGAGGAGTTGTTGGGCGTCAAGTAG
- a CDS encoding copper resistance CopC family protein: MRTIRPLLAAVVAALAFASALLLGAAPASAHDVAESTTPANGARVAEVPASVSITFNNQPLAIGSGVTVTAGGENWADGAVEIIDNRAVQKLRQGAPAGEYTVVWRVVSSDSHPIEGNFKFTVSGTSTTTASGSAGASSPASAAVPTAGTAAPGTENTQAAPAASQPFPWSIIGLAVVAIGLVIFLAVTARKKLAAPNDPDGENSPE, translated from the coding sequence ATGCGTACCATCCGCCCGCTTCTGGCCGCCGTCGTAGCCGCTCTTGCTTTCGCTTCCGCGTTGCTGCTTGGAGCTGCTCCGGCCTCCGCGCACGACGTCGCCGAATCAACAACTCCGGCCAACGGTGCCCGGGTGGCTGAAGTGCCGGCGTCGGTATCCATCACGTTCAACAACCAGCCACTGGCCATCGGTTCCGGCGTGACCGTCACCGCCGGGGGCGAAAACTGGGCAGATGGCGCAGTGGAAATCATCGACAACAGGGCTGTCCAGAAGCTGCGTCAGGGCGCTCCAGCCGGCGAATACACCGTGGTGTGGCGTGTGGTCAGTTCAGACTCCCACCCGATCGAGGGAAACTTCAAGTTCACAGTTTCCGGCACAAGCACGACGACGGCGAGCGGCTCGGCAGGTGCCTCCTCCCCGGCTTCGGCGGCTGTTCCGACGGCGGGCACAGCGGCCCCCGGTACGGAAAATACTCAGGCGGCTCCGGCAGCTTCCCAGCCCTTCCCCTGGAGCATCATTGGCCTCGCTGTGGTGGCGATCGGTCTCGTGATCTTCCTCGCTGTTACAGCCCGGAAGAAGCTAGCGGCCCCCAACGACCCGGATGGCGAAAATTCCCCGGAATAG